Proteins encoded in a region of the Desulforegula conservatrix Mb1Pa genome:
- a CDS encoding methyl-accepting chemotaxis protein: MFKNMKLGAKIASGFGILIAIILILGVIAVVNMRSAKKNAENINDKYVEEVAIVGQLERRIQRYMYNMRGYGFTNEKKYLDLANDDIVKVKESLANAKKLSDSYPELVTLGKNVPSITAKMSEYEKLAKDTVDTVTSQSGIRTAMEESSVVFETNCTEFVKSQKEAFDKEAGTGAPVDQIRERFKKIDMVNTILDNGKQLRIANLRSMNLRNDDIIKSKLSAFDEIAKIAADLKPITKHAANLKQIDEIISSSSGYKKSLLEFFEKTASLSTINDKRIEIGTAALELARETSLGANEIMRKVSEDSVSGLKQASYIMFVGLVIAVAVGCFLAFFITISITRPVRNVITGLGEGANQVAAAANQVASASQSLAEGASEQAASLEETSSSLEEMSSMTKRNADNAAQADNLMKEANSVVNKASKSMTDLTKSICEISDASRQTQKIIKTIDEIAFQTNLLALNAAVEAARAGEAGAGFAVVAEEVRNLALRSADAAKNTATMIEDTVKKVTDGTTLLDQTNSAFGEVATSTAKVGDLVSEISAASDEQAKGIEQINRAVTEMDKVTQQNAANAEESASASEELSAQSQQMMDYVNQLTAIVGGKETIYHSSTPARSGHLLASSGRKPKLLRPVVKKTSGQVHPQVSGTSREVRPDQVIPLDNDDFEDF; this comes from the coding sequence ATGTTTAAAAATATGAAACTTGGGGCAAAGATAGCATCTGGTTTTGGAATTCTAATTGCAATTATTTTAATACTTGGTGTTATTGCTGTCGTTAATATGAGGAGCGCAAAAAAAAATGCAGAAAATATCAATGATAAATACGTCGAGGAAGTTGCAATAGTCGGGCAGCTCGAAAGACGTATACAGCGATATATGTACAATATGCGCGGGTATGGATTTACAAATGAAAAAAAATATCTGGATCTTGCAAATGATGATATCGTCAAGGTCAAAGAAAGTCTGGCAAACGCAAAAAAGCTCTCTGATTCTTATCCTGAACTTGTGACCCTTGGAAAAAATGTCCCTTCAATTACAGCTAAAATGTCGGAATATGAGAAACTGGCCAAAGACACGGTTGACACAGTGACTTCTCAGTCAGGCATAAGAACTGCTATGGAAGAATCGTCCGTGGTATTTGAGACAAACTGCACTGAATTTGTTAAATCCCAGAAAGAAGCCTTTGATAAGGAAGCAGGAACAGGCGCTCCGGTTGATCAGATTCGGGAGAGATTCAAAAAAATAGATATGGTAAACACCATACTCGATAATGGCAAGCAGCTTAGAATCGCAAATTTAAGAAGTATGAATCTTAGAAATGACGATATCATTAAATCAAAGCTATCAGCCTTTGATGAAATAGCCAAGATTGCTGCTGATTTGAAGCCTATTACAAAACATGCTGCCAATCTTAAACAGATTGATGAAATAATATCATCGTCTTCAGGGTATAAAAAATCCTTGCTGGAATTTTTTGAAAAAACTGCTTCCCTGAGCACAATAAACGATAAGCGCATTGAAATTGGAACTGCCGCTCTTGAGCTCGCAAGGGAGACCTCTCTTGGTGCCAACGAGATCATGAGAAAAGTCAGCGAAGATTCTGTGTCAGGTTTGAAACAGGCTTCTTATATAATGTTTGTTGGCCTTGTAATAGCGGTCGCTGTTGGCTGTTTTCTCGCTTTTTTTATCACCATAAGCATAACTCGTCCTGTAAGAAATGTAATAACAGGTCTTGGCGAGGGCGCAAATCAGGTAGCGGCTGCCGCAAATCAGGTGGCATCCGCCAGCCAGTCCCTTGCTGAAGGCGCTTCGGAACAGGCTGCGTCACTCGAGGAAACATCATCATCCCTTGAAGAAATGTCTTCCATGACCAAACGCAATGCGGATAATGCGGCCCAGGCCGACAATCTGATGAAAGAAGCCAATTCGGTTGTCAACAAGGCCTCGAAATCAATGACAGATCTTACAAAATCAATTTGTGAGATTTCAGACGCTAGCCGTCAGACCCAGAAGATCATAAAAACAATTGATGAAATAGCTTTTCAGACAAATCTTCTTGCACTCAACGCTGCCGTCGAGGCTGCAAGGGCAGGTGAGGCCGGAGCCGGTTTTGCGGTTGTTGCGGAAGAGGTGAGGAATCTCGCCCTGCGTTCAGCTGATGCAGCCAAGAATACAGCAACAATGATAGAAGATACTGTAAAAAAAGTAACGGATGGAACAACCCTTCTTGACCAGACCAACAGTGCTTTTGGTGAAGTTGCGACATCCACGGCCAAGGTAGGTGATCTTGTGAGCGAAATTTCAGCGGCCTCCGATGAACAGGCAAAGGGAATTGAGCAGATCAACCGGGCTGTGACTGAAATGGACAAGGTCACCCAGCAGAACGCGGCCAATGCCGAGGAGTCTGCAAGTGCTTCAGAGGAATTGAGCGCCCAGTCCCAGCAGATGATGGATTATGTGAACCAGCTTACTGCCATAGTGGGCGGAAAGGAAACCATTTATCATTCATCCACCCCTGCACGTTCGGGCCATTTGTTGGCTTCGTCAGGCAGAAAGCCAAAATTGTTAAGGCCGGTTGTCAAAAAAACTTCGGGGCAGGTTCATCCCCAGGTTTCAGGAACCTCGAGGGAAGTTAGGCCAGATCAGGTTATACCGCTTGATAATGACGATTTTGAGGATTTTTAG